One Lytechinus variegatus isolate NC3 chromosome 11, Lvar_3.0, whole genome shotgun sequence DNA segment encodes these proteins:
- the LOC121423491 gene encoding uncharacterized protein LOC121423491, producing the protein MFLTLKGKILVPHTTQCPKVKCTVMLLYNSVTYLEEGQSLTISTESSTRGFYNTTLLKANTTNGFRIVFHRLYLKSYDDEIRIGTGNDPSDPESIVTTVHRYAYYAEDVYIDTHKMWVVVLGSKQNSYINLKISVTAIDSLNFFPCRSSSMNVSVTLTCDGYYDCDNYEDESSCKYPTSYLQTGEYFIYVNNITRKRLYNAHLFQTNVTNGFQIIFRDLYLYYDEQIQIGNGTDPSDLQSVITTINGYRHCCPSDVYVETSDMWIAIIGGMEYPLLELNAEIISTDLSTLYRCSISDKLFPSSTLCDGFYHCDNFEDELACNHSERFLAAGQFTFITPYFVDSGHFGISVLRTNATALFRLEFQEDHYQRYDETILIGTGNDVKSAIRTFYGHSSYHHDIYVRPNVIWIAVVGHKDYTYYDYNYGNSEINIKVTAIDRSIQVL; encoded by the exons ATGTTTCTGACTTTGAAGGGCAAAATCCTGGTCCCTCACACAACCCAATGTCCAAAAGTCAAATGCACTGTCATGTTGCTAT ATAACTCAGTTACATACCTCGAGGAAGGCCAATCACTTACTATAAGCACAGAATCTAGCACAAGAGGATTCTACAATACAACCCTGTTGAAAGCAAATACTACAAATGGGTTTCGAATTGTGTTTCATCGTTTGTATCTTAAGTCTTATGATGATGAAATCCGAATAGGGACAGGGAACGATCCATCTGATCCCGAGTCTATTGTTACTACTGTCCATAGATATGCATACTACGCGGAAGATGTATACATAGATACCCACAAAATGTGGGTTGTTGTTTTAGGATCGAAACAGAACAGTTATATTAATCTGAAAATAAGCGTTACTGCCATTGATTCTCTTA aTTTCTTTCCTTGTAGATCGTCTTCCATGAACGTGTCAGTGACGTTGACTTGTGACGGATATTACGACTGCGATAATTATGAAGACGAATCATCATGCA aATATCCCACAAGCTATCTTCAGACAGGCGAATATTTTATCTACGTCAACAACATCACACGCAAAAGATTATACAATGCCCACTTGTTTCAAACAAATGTTACGAAtggatttcaaattatattcagAGATCTATATCTCTATTATGACGAACAAATCCAGATAGGGAATGGTACTGATCCGTCTGATCTACAGTCTGTCATCACAACCATCAATGGATATAGACATTGCTGTCCCAGTGATGTTTACGTAGAGACCAGTGATATGTGGATTGCTATCATAGGAGGCATGGAATACCCCCTGCTTGAACTGAATGCTGAGATAATATCTACTGATCTTTCAA CTCTCTATAGATGTTCGATTTCTGACAAACTTTTTCCATCATCCACCCTTTGCGATGGATTTTATCACTGCGATAATTTCGAGGATGAATTAGCATGCA ATCACTCAGAAAGGTTTTTAGCCGCTGGCCAATTTACTTTCATCACCCCTTATTTCGTGGACAGCGGGCATTTTGGAATATCAGTTCTACGCACAAACGCTACCGCTCTATTTCGACTCGAGTTCCAGGAGGATCATTATCAACGCTATGATGAAACAATTCTAATAGGAACCGGAAATGACGTCAAATCAGCCATTAGAACATTCTATGGACATTCTTCTTACCATCATGATATATACGTACGGCCAAATGTTATTTGGATTGCTGTTGTCGGTCATAAGGACTACACCTACTATGACTATAATTACGGCAACAGCGAGATCAACATTAAGGTCACTGCCATTGACAGGTCTA TTCAAGTTCTCTAA